A region from the Desulfoglaeba alkanexedens ALDC genome encodes:
- a CDS encoding helix-turn-helix domain-containing protein translates to MTQIEDRWLSVEEISKYLGISNDTVYRWIHKHRMPSHRMGRLWKFRKEEVDEWVKTGGAGDNEQGRTPDGRKR, encoded by the coding sequence ATGACACAAATCGAAGACCGATGGCTCTCGGTGGAAGAGATATCCAAATACCTCGGTATCAGCAACGACACGGTGTATCGATGGATCCACAAACACCGGATGCCCTCGCACCGGATGGGTCGGCTGTGGAAATTCCGCAAGGAAGAAGTGGATGAATGGGTGAAGACAGGCGGGGCCGGAGACAACGAGCAGGGCCGGACACCTGACGGCAGGAAGAGATAA
- a CDS encoding nucleotidyltransferase family protein, which yields MVKSDEILDFLKQHKKDLEIRFSVRRIGLFGSVLRGSARDKSDVDILVELAHPTFDQYMDLKFFLEDHLGRTVDLVLADSVKPRLKPIINREVAYA from the coding sequence ATGGTGAAAAGCGATGAGATTCTGGATTTTCTAAAACAACACAAGAAGGACCTCGAAATACGGTTTTCTGTAAGACGCATCGGCTTGTTCGGTTCTGTTCTTCGCGGTTCGGCACGCGACAAAAGCGACGTGGACATACTCGTAGAGCTGGCGCATCCCACCTTCGATCAATATATGGACCTGAAGTTTTTTCTCGAAGATCATCTTGGACGGACCGTAGACCTCGTGCTGGCCGATTCCGTAAAACCCCGCCTCAAACCTATCATCAACCGTGAGGTGGCGTATGCGTGA
- a CDS encoding hybrid sensor histidine kinase/response regulator — protein MIGKDVTASERVLVVDDDVSLCRLVCEALKQEGCDPLCCTSSEDVLEISRRNPFDLAFVDVQIFGISGLQLAEALKRQNPWREIVVMADHGTLDNAVQAVKLGGSDFLKKPFSLDEFLFCLSRHRERMAFREKLRRAEQRYTDLVQNIPMMIFVLLEDHRLEFVNRMSRTILGYAPDEIVGVPDWLLQRAYAEDRDLLAERLRQAFSAGGRPLFLECRFLHREGHLVYLLLKSIPQSPGSQAPRPPRLMGIAADITDRIFLERALVQREKVKTLGNIAAEVAHEIRNPLVSIGGFARRLQKQFPDTPEAGIVLKECRRLEKILDRIRNYLRPVELRFQDYSVEHVLSHCESLLSPEIERKQVECRREVDPSLPDLYVDPDLLLQVFINLTRNALEAMGKGDVLHVRAYSSDRQIHVQFRNPCRKGRSINSEKLFLPFDEGGQSIGLPLCYRLVKSMGGILSFAQEGEQALFTVSLPTEVDEEREVRGLRRMPLAETVSGDH, from the coding sequence GTGATAGGAAAAGATGTGACCGCTTCGGAAAGGGTGCTCGTCGTCGACGACGATGTTTCGCTCTGTCGGTTGGTGTGCGAGGCGCTCAAACAGGAAGGTTGTGATCCGCTCTGCTGCACCTCTTCGGAGGATGTCCTTGAAATATCCCGGAGGAACCCCTTCGACCTGGCCTTCGTGGATGTTCAGATTTTCGGCATTTCGGGCCTTCAGCTGGCCGAGGCGTTGAAGCGGCAGAATCCATGGCGGGAAATCGTCGTAATGGCGGATCACGGGACGCTCGATAACGCCGTTCAGGCCGTCAAGCTGGGCGGTTCGGATTTCCTGAAGAAGCCGTTTTCTCTGGACGAGTTTCTTTTTTGCCTGAGCCGCCACAGGGAACGCATGGCTTTCAGGGAGAAACTGCGGCGGGCTGAGCAGCGCTACACGGACCTGGTTCAGAACATCCCGATGATGATCTTCGTGCTGCTGGAGGACCATCGGCTGGAGTTCGTGAACCGCATGAGCCGGACGATTCTGGGCTACGCTCCGGATGAAATCGTCGGGGTGCCCGATTGGCTGCTCCAGCGGGCCTATGCCGAGGATCGCGATCTGCTGGCGGAACGGCTGCGGCAGGCCTTCAGTGCAGGGGGCCGGCCCCTCTTCCTGGAATGCCGTTTCCTTCATCGGGAAGGTCACCTGGTGTATTTGCTGTTGAAGTCCATACCGCAGTCTCCCGGTTCGCAGGCGCCGCGTCCACCCCGTTTGATGGGGATCGCGGCGGACATCACGGATCGCATCTTCTTGGAGCGTGCCCTGGTGCAACGGGAGAAGGTGAAGACCCTGGGGAACATCGCGGCGGAAGTCGCTCACGAAATCCGAAATCCCCTGGTGTCCATCGGCGGGTTTGCGCGGCGGCTTCAGAAGCAATTTCCCGATACCCCGGAAGCGGGCATCGTCCTGAAAGAATGCCGCCGCCTGGAAAAGATCCTGGACCGCATCCGAAATTACCTGAGGCCCGTGGAATTGAGGTTCCAGGACTATTCGGTGGAGCATGTGTTGAGTCACTGCGAGAGCCTGCTTTCGCCGGAAATCGAGCGCAAGCAGGTGGAGTGTCGGAGAGAGGTCGACCCGAGCCTGCCCGATCTTTACGTGGATCCGGACCTGCTGCTCCAGGTCTTCATCAACCTCACCCGAAACGCCTTGGAAGCCATGGGGAAAGGCGATGTTCTCCATGTGCGGGCCTACAGCAGCGACCGGCAGATCCATGTTCAATTCCGCAATCCGTGCCGAAAAGGGCGGTCCATCAACTCGGAAAAGCTTTTCCTGCCCTTCGACGAAGGCGGGCAAAGCATCGGCCTCCCGCTGTGCTACCGGCTGGTGAAGAGTATGGGCGGAATTCTATCGTTCGCACAGGAAGGGGAACAGGCTCTTTTCACGGTGTCTCTTCCCACCGAGGTGGACGAGGAGCGGGAGGTCCGGGGCCTCAGGAGAATGCCCCTGGCGGAGACGGTTTCGGGGGACCACTGA
- a CDS encoding 2Fe-2S iron-sulfur cluster-binding protein, with protein MIRITVDGKEIQTEQGKTILQACLENGIYIPNLCFLETREQPRASCRLCFVETSDAERPVTACTETVRDGLDVRTNTEAVRRLQRTAFKLIMSAHHCTPKTCPVAKPCQLMRIARHIQVGLNPRPLETLERDVQEEVDLTFFTYYPFRCVMCGKCVDVCRDRNERNPLTFAKRGFDTVVTFFGSGASNLPCDDCGACVAVCPTGALIPKPPPSES; from the coding sequence ATGATTCGAATTACGGTGGATGGAAAAGAGATCCAGACGGAACAAGGTAAGACCATTCTTCAGGCCTGCTTGGAAAACGGGATCTACATTCCCAATCTCTGCTTTCTGGAAACGCGCGAACAGCCCCGGGCTTCGTGCCGGCTTTGTTTCGTCGAGACTTCCGATGCCGAGCGGCCGGTCACCGCCTGTACGGAAACGGTCCGCGACGGCCTGGATGTCCGCACCAATACGGAAGCCGTGCGGCGCCTCCAGCGGACCGCATTCAAACTCATCATGTCCGCTCACCATTGCACGCCCAAAACCTGCCCCGTCGCAAAGCCTTGTCAGCTCATGCGTATCGCCCGGCACATCCAGGTCGGCCTGAACCCGCGCCCTCTGGAAACGCTGGAACGCGATGTCCAGGAAGAAGTCGACCTCACCTTTTTCACCTATTACCCGTTCCGCTGCGTGATGTGCGGAAAGTGCGTGGACGTCTGCCGGGACCGAAACGAACGGAACCCGCTCACCTTCGCGAAGCGCGGGTTCGACACGGTGGTCACCTTCTTCGGAAGCGGCGCCTCAAATCTTCCCTGTGACGATTGTGGAGCCTGTGTCGCGGTGTGCCCGACGGGAGCCCTGATCCCCAAGCCGCCGCCGTCAGAATCGTAG
- a CDS encoding NADH-quinone oxidoreductase subunit NuoF, giving the protein MANKTLEARFRGLRREAERRVQERQREGVPTISIVMSTCALASGAAETRDAIKETLERIKVPARIVPVGCMGHCYAEPLVVIDHPASGFPPICYHRIDAGIARVVIRSFFEDGDPSFEYVLGALEENDLVPPVTQFPRFNLEERVVMELCGRIDPGDIQEYIARGGYAALARALDGEPESVIDTIERSGLRGRGGAGFPTGRKWRLARSARSERKVVICNADEGDPGAYMDRTILESNPHQVLEGLAIAAYAVGADEALVYVRAEYPLAVKTVQKAVRDAEACSLLGRGVLGTAFDLKVSVFQGSGAFVCGEETALIQSVEGRRGMPRHRPPYPVEKGLWGRPTVVNNVKTLASVPPIVSKGADWFRTIGTENSPGTAIFSVVGNVKHPGLVEVPMGTSLRKLIFDVCGGIPGKKAFKAVQIGGPSGGCLPERFLDTPIDFDSLAQAGAMMGSGGMVVMDQDSCMVDVARYFVDFTQKESCGKCTFCRIGTRHLLVMLDRITKGEGREEDLEIMETLSHDIKAGSLCGLGKTAPNPVITSLRYFREEYEAHIRERRCPALKCRALVAFYIDLERCARGCDACVGCCPVEAIFTTKGRKKAIDQQRCVKCGECMVACPPEYNAVFKVSPPERAPVIERPPENGPAPAGNP; this is encoded by the coding sequence GTGGCGAACAAGACGCTTGAGGCACGGTTCCGCGGCCTGCGCCGGGAAGCCGAGCGGCGGGTCCAGGAAAGGCAGCGGGAGGGCGTCCCGACCATCTCCATTGTCATGTCCACGTGCGCACTGGCTTCGGGAGCCGCCGAAACCCGGGACGCCATCAAAGAAACGCTGGAGCGGATCAAGGTCCCCGCGCGGATCGTCCCCGTCGGCTGCATGGGCCACTGCTACGCCGAACCGCTGGTGGTGATCGACCATCCGGCTTCCGGATTTCCCCCCATTTGCTACCATCGGATCGATGCGGGCATAGCCCGGGTCGTCATCCGGTCCTTTTTCGAAGACGGCGATCCTTCTTTTGAATACGTCCTGGGGGCTTTGGAAGAAAACGATCTGGTGCCTCCCGTGACCCAGTTCCCCCGTTTCAACCTGGAAGAACGGGTGGTCATGGAGCTGTGCGGGAGGATCGATCCGGGGGATATCCAGGAATACATCGCAAGAGGCGGCTACGCCGCCCTGGCCCGGGCTCTGGATGGGGAACCGGAATCGGTGATCGACACCATCGAGCGCTCGGGGCTTCGGGGGCGGGGAGGAGCCGGCTTTCCCACGGGGCGGAAATGGCGCCTTGCGCGAAGCGCCCGTTCGGAACGGAAGGTCGTCATCTGCAACGCCGACGAAGGCGACCCCGGGGCTTACATGGACCGCACGATCCTCGAAAGCAACCCGCACCAGGTCCTGGAAGGGCTCGCCATCGCCGCTTACGCCGTTGGAGCCGATGAGGCCTTGGTTTACGTCCGTGCGGAGTATCCCCTTGCCGTGAAGACCGTTCAGAAGGCCGTCCGGGACGCCGAAGCCTGTTCGCTGCTGGGCCGAGGCGTCCTCGGCACCGCTTTCGATCTCAAGGTTTCGGTCTTCCAGGGTTCAGGCGCTTTCGTCTGCGGTGAAGAAACAGCGCTCATCCAATCCGTGGAAGGAAGGCGGGGCATGCCCCGGCACCGCCCTCCCTACCCGGTGGAAAAGGGCCTCTGGGGGCGTCCCACCGTGGTGAACAACGTGAAGACCCTGGCTTCGGTCCCGCCCATCGTCTCCAAGGGGGCGGACTGGTTCCGAACCATCGGGACGGAAAACAGCCCCGGGACGGCCATCTTTTCGGTGGTCGGCAACGTGAAACACCCCGGCCTGGTGGAAGTGCCCATGGGGACTTCCCTGCGAAAGCTCATCTTCGACGTCTGCGGCGGCATCCCCGGAAAGAAGGCCTTCAAAGCCGTACAGATCGGAGGCCCGTCGGGAGGATGCCTCCCCGAGCGGTTCCTCGACACGCCCATCGACTTCGATTCCCTCGCCCAGGCCGGCGCCATGATGGGTTCGGGCGGCATGGTGGTCATGGACCAAGACAGCTGCATGGTGGACGTAGCCCGCTATTTCGTGGACTTCACCCAGAAGGAATCGTGCGGAAAATGCACCTTCTGCCGCATCGGAACCCGTCACCTTCTGGTGATGCTGGATCGCATCACGAAGGGCGAAGGCCGGGAGGAGGACCTGGAGATCATGGAGACCTTGAGCCACGACATCAAAGCGGGCTCCCTCTGCGGCCTCGGAAAGACCGCCCCCAACCCCGTGATCACCTCGCTTCGCTATTTCCGGGAGGAATACGAGGCTCACATCCGGGAGCGGCGGTGCCCCGCCCTCAAATGTCGTGCCTTGGTCGCCTTCTACATCGACCTGGAACGATGCGCCCGGGGCTGCGACGCCTGTGTCGGCTGCTGTCCGGTGGAAGCCATTTTCACCACCAAAGGGAGGAAGAAAGCCATCGACCAGCAACGGTGCGTCAAGTGCGGGGAATGCATGGTGGCCTGTCCTCCGGAATACAACGCCGTGTTCAAGGTGTCGCCCCCGGAACGGGCCCCGGTCATCGAACGACCGCCGGAGAACGGACCGGCGCCGGCCGGAAACCCGTGA
- the nuoE gene encoding NADH-quinone oxidoreductase subunit NuoE: MNSVPTQTETEEREMIEAIEAMLPRFAKHRSALIPILQAVQQEHGYLSGGAMERVAEYLEISPSEVYGVATFYNQFRFHPPGRHQIKVCLGTACHVAGGDIILENFERKLGIRAGETTPDREYSVERVACVGCCALAPVAIVDGTVLGHMQPSRVEGLFVQFQVEREREEREKAEREPGGEQDA, from the coding sequence ATGAACAGCGTCCCCACACAGACTGAAACCGAAGAACGAGAAATGATCGAAGCCATCGAGGCGATGCTTCCCCGTTTCGCAAAGCACCGGAGCGCCCTCATCCCCATCCTGCAGGCCGTTCAGCAAGAGCACGGGTATTTGAGCGGCGGCGCCATGGAAAGGGTGGCCGAGTATCTGGAGATTTCGCCCAGCGAAGTCTACGGCGTGGCCACCTTTTACAACCAGTTCCGCTTCCATCCACCGGGGCGCCATCAGATCAAGGTCTGCCTCGGAACCGCCTGTCACGTGGCGGGCGGGGACATCATCTTGGAGAACTTCGAGCGCAAGCTGGGGATCAGGGCCGGGGAGACGACGCCCGACCGGGAATACAGCGTGGAGCGGGTGGCCTGCGTCGGCTGCTGCGCCCTCGCCCCCGTCGCCATCGTGGACGGCACGGTGCTCGGCCACATGCAGCCCAGCAGAGTGGAAGGCCTCTTCGTGCAGTTCCAGGTCGAGCGGGAACGGGAAGAAAGGGAGAAAGCGGAAAGGGAACCCGGTGGCGAACAAGACGCTTGA
- a CDS encoding DUF2156 domain-containing protein has protein sequence MKIPPRFPEFKTIETEDRPWIQEVLDAYRPETSEWTFTNLFIWRSHYNFRWSWMENLLVVVGDSDEGGRFALQPMGPGRRGDATGEILDWMAREWGVSDPRIQRADRRLADELEGDGRFIVEPTREHFDYVYRTRDLVELAGRKYHGKRNHVNRFRSTYRFEYAPLGEVHRRACLELADSWCRWRRCEEDLNLLGELEAIREVLTHLDRLPVEGGVILVDGMVEAFALGELLNEETVVVHVEKGNPELPGIYAVINQQFCEHRWSGVPWVNREQDLGEPGLRKAKLSYHPDHLVEKYQIRRAD, from the coding sequence ATGAAAATACCACCTCGGTTTCCAGAATTCAAAACCATCGAAACAGAGGATCGTCCGTGGATCCAGGAAGTTCTGGACGCCTACCGCCCGGAGACTTCGGAATGGACCTTCACCAACCTGTTCATCTGGCGTTCTCATTACAACTTCCGTTGGAGCTGGATGGAAAACCTGCTGGTTGTCGTGGGCGATTCCGACGAGGGCGGCCGGTTCGCCCTTCAACCCATGGGACCCGGGCGGCGCGGCGACGCCACGGGCGAAATCCTGGACTGGATGGCGCGGGAATGGGGTGTTTCGGACCCGCGGATCCAACGAGCCGATCGGCGCCTGGCGGACGAATTGGAAGGTGACGGCCGGTTCATCGTCGAACCCACCCGGGAACATTTCGATTACGTGTACCGGACGCGCGACCTGGTGGAACTGGCCGGCCGCAAGTATCATGGGAAGAGGAACCACGTCAACCGGTTCCGGAGCACCTATCGGTTCGAATACGCGCCCCTGGGGGAAGTGCACCGCCGAGCCTGCCTGGAACTCGCCGATAGCTGGTGCCGGTGGCGTCGGTGCGAAGAAGACTTGAACCTGCTCGGGGAACTCGAAGCGATCCGGGAGGTGCTGACGCACCTGGACCGGTTGCCCGTAGAAGGCGGGGTGATCCTGGTGGACGGGATGGTTGAGGCTTTCGCCCTGGGGGAACTCCTTAACGAGGAGACCGTGGTGGTCCACGTGGAGAAAGGAAATCCCGAGCTTCCCGGAATATATGCGGTGATCAACCAGCAGTTCTGCGAACACCGCTGGAGCGGCGTACCGTGGGTGAACCGGGAACAGGACCTGGGTGAACCGGGGCTCCGAAAGGCCAAACTCTCGTACCATCCGGATCACCTGGTCGAAAAGTATCAGATCCGGCGCGCCGATTGA
- a CDS encoding lysophospholipid acyltransferase family protein — MTFRKRPPTDALLLAVIPPLAAGLLRLLHRTCRFITLGDTTWRTASASDRPMLFATWHYAFPAVIYYFRNRQGVLMVSRSRDGEWAARVVHALGYQTVRGSSHRGGSRALREMLKSVEEGYDAGLIADGSQGPPQVAQKGILLVARSSGAPLVPFSMAADRYWRLNSWDRTVIAKPFSRIAFAFGPPIHVARRDRDLDRLRTHLQEELDRLTRLAWHYFDGTANGT, encoded by the coding sequence ATGACTTTTCGAAAACGACCGCCCACGGACGCCCTCCTCCTGGCCGTTATCCCACCGCTTGCCGCCGGCCTGCTGCGACTGCTCCACCGCACCTGCCGTTTCATCACCCTGGGCGACACCACCTGGCGCACGGCTTCGGCCTCCGACCGACCGATGCTGTTCGCCACCTGGCATTATGCCTTTCCGGCGGTGATCTACTACTTCCGAAACCGGCAGGGGGTGCTCATGGTGAGCCGGAGTCGAGACGGGGAGTGGGCCGCCAGGGTTGTCCACGCCCTGGGGTACCAGACCGTCCGCGGATCGTCCCACCGCGGCGGATCCCGGGCACTCCGGGAAATGCTCAAATCCGTCGAAGAAGGCTACGACGCCGGACTCATAGCCGACGGCTCCCAGGGACCGCCCCAGGTGGCCCAGAAAGGAATCCTCCTGGTCGCCCGAAGCAGCGGCGCCCCCCTCGTCCCTTTCAGTATGGCCGCCGACCGGTACTGGCGGTTGAACAGCTGGGATCGAACCGTGATCGCCAAACCCTTTTCCCGGATCGCCTTCGCCTTCGGCCCCCCCATCCATGTGGCTCGCCGGGACCGGGACCTGGATCGCCTGCGCACCCACCTTCAAGAAGAGCTCGACCGGCTCACTCGCCTAGCCTGGCATTACTTTGACGGCACCGCGAACGGCACTTGA
- a CDS encoding shikimate kinase yields MAGIETLRDSGKGGHPRPRVALIGFRATGKSTVGRLVAASLGRVFVDMDEELVRRFGMDIRRWVDRHGWPAFRVEEAALLRSLSCAVPSVIATGGGVVVDPGNRWVLRRRFFTVWLKASPPVVLMRLHQDPRTASLRPALTDHGFEGEVRLLLREREPWYRESSHAAVGTDGEAPERIAGKVLQAVAGPTGNPLCGIPGRPRLPDFFDSGVQRW; encoded by the coding sequence ATGGCGGGCATCGAAACGCTCCGGGATTCGGGAAAGGGTGGGCATCCACGGCCGCGTGTCGCGCTCATCGGTTTTCGTGCGACGGGCAAGAGCACGGTCGGCCGACTGGTGGCGGCTTCCCTTGGCCGGGTTTTCGTTGACATGGACGAGGAACTTGTGCGCCGGTTCGGTATGGACATCCGCCGGTGGGTGGACCGGCACGGCTGGCCGGCCTTCCGCGTGGAAGAGGCCGCGCTTCTGAGAAGTCTTTCCTGTGCCGTTCCTTCAGTGATCGCCACCGGAGGCGGTGTCGTGGTCGATCCCGGAAACCGATGGGTGCTCCGGCGGCGGTTTTTCACGGTCTGGCTCAAAGCGAGTCCCCCGGTGGTCCTGATGCGACTTCACCAAGACCCCCGCACCGCGTCACTGCGACCCGCCCTGACCGATCACGGCTTCGAAGGCGAGGTCCGCTTGCTGCTCCGGGAACGGGAACCCTGGTACCGGGAAAGCTCCCATGCGGCCGTTGGCACCGACGGCGAAGCCCCGGAACGCATCGCGGGGAAGGTGCTGCAGGCGGTCGCGGGGCCGACCGGGAACCCGCTTTGCGGCATCCCGGGGCGCCCGCGGCTGCCCGACTTTTTTGACAGCGGGGTTCAAAGGTGGTAA
- a CDS encoding HEAT repeat domain-containing protein: MADPNVKAVSTGPQNPFQPVMDLLRGVDRNVVCGKYGLSAAQLEKLFADYQASRRQVALADHLILERVGRNDPCPCGSGKKYKKCCMAIHEEARKSLPKDELLSMEERARRREKLQKDVQKGFDLLVSQEYSKALRLAERFLEEFPEDDRLHDIVTTVHLATGNYDEAFHRARKRWQIAREEKDFFQEHGYHQREGIDRKQIVHFYSPATWLEKFWIAQRARAYRERYPKGDDPRLRALVNKLKVVNDPSRFQARQEEGLAVRREAVRPVLEELEAAGEGAIAYLLPLTYTFSWASLFVPDLLKKIATEDAVGLLAELSMFRFPYFAQRCLSHLEALGEKAFPRIAETMRDHRAFDELKAGLILVLGKIQTQESFQLLAELTEHESPYVVNWAAQALAGHKNPEALPVLERARARLGALSKIEGAIKELAAMKEA; encoded by the coding sequence ATGGCGGACCCCAACGTGAAAGCGGTTTCAACCGGTCCTCAGAATCCCTTCCAGCCCGTGATGGACCTACTCCGGGGGGTGGACCGAAACGTCGTTTGTGGAAAATACGGCCTGAGCGCCGCACAACTGGAGAAGCTCTTCGCCGACTACCAGGCGTCGCGCCGGCAGGTGGCCCTGGCCGATCACTTGATCCTGGAACGGGTGGGCCGAAACGACCCCTGCCCGTGTGGATCGGGAAAGAAATACAAGAAATGCTGCATGGCGATCCACGAAGAGGCGCGGAAGTCGCTCCCCAAGGACGAACTGCTGTCCATGGAGGAACGTGCCCGGCGCCGGGAAAAACTTCAGAAGGACGTCCAGAAGGGGTTCGATCTCCTGGTGTCCCAGGAGTATTCGAAGGCCCTACGGCTGGCGGAGCGGTTCCTCGAGGAATTTCCCGAAGACGACCGACTCCACGACATCGTCACAACGGTCCATCTGGCCACCGGCAATTACGACGAAGCTTTCCACCGCGCCCGCAAGCGGTGGCAGATCGCGCGGGAAGAAAAGGATTTCTTCCAGGAGCACGGGTATCACCAGCGGGAAGGGATCGATCGAAAGCAGATCGTTCACTTCTACTCGCCCGCCACGTGGCTCGAGAAGTTTTGGATCGCTCAGAGGGCTCGGGCCTACCGCGAACGCTACCCAAAGGGCGATGATCCCCGGCTGCGGGCTCTGGTGAACAAACTCAAGGTGGTGAACGATCCCTCCCGGTTCCAGGCGCGCCAGGAAGAGGGGCTCGCCGTGCGCCGCGAAGCGGTGCGGCCCGTCCTGGAAGAACTGGAAGCTGCGGGCGAAGGCGCCATTGCCTACCTGTTGCCTCTCACCTACACCTTCTCCTGGGCCTCGCTTTTCGTGCCGGATCTCCTGAAAAAGATCGCAACGGAAGACGCTGTGGGGCTGCTCGCCGAACTTTCCATGTTTCGGTTCCCCTATTTCGCCCAAAGGTGCCTGAGCCACCTGGAGGCCCTCGGGGAGAAAGCCTTTCCGCGGATCGCGGAAACGATGCGGGATCATCGCGCCTTCGATGAACTGAAGGCGGGGCTCATCCTGGTCCTGGGGAAGATCCAGACACAGGAAAGCTTTCAGCTCCTGGCCGAACTCACCGAACACGAAAGCCCGTACGTGGTCAACTGGGCGGCCCAGGCGCTGGCCGGCCACAAGAACCCCGAGGCGCTCCCCGTGCTCGAACGGGCCAGGGCACGCCTTGGAGCGCTCAGCAAGATCGAAGGCGCCATCAAGGAACTGGCGGCCATGAAAGAAGCCTGA
- a CDS encoding MEDS domain-containing protein has product MTMHFTPSSRKDLIFPKHTCLLYRRPADRIESTKAFVREGLALEERILWVTADIPDPSSPGAVQEAFGAPIREGQLVVLPPKGFVLREGRFQPRAVMAFIREEGKKALESGWNGLRIICDMSWAIQGFAGSEHLIEYEIHLGELLQARGLRILCQYELTRFPPALLLYVITAHPHIAFKGRIAHNPFYLVLPPSMLEMPPKTTLELWLAKLAESEEARVF; this is encoded by the coding sequence ATGACAATGCACTTCACGCCTTCAAGTCGAAAGGACCTGATCTTCCCGAAACACACCTGCCTCCTGTACCGGCGCCCCGCGGATCGAATCGAGTCCACGAAAGCCTTCGTCCGGGAGGGCCTGGCGCTCGAAGAACGCATCCTCTGGGTCACCGCCGATATCCCGGACCCGTCATCGCCCGGAGCCGTGCAGGAAGCCTTCGGCGCACCGATCCGGGAAGGGCAGCTGGTTGTGCTTCCGCCGAAAGGGTTCGTCCTTCGCGAAGGGCGTTTCCAGCCCAGGGCCGTCATGGCTTTCATTCGCGAAGAAGGAAAGAAGGCCCTGGAAAGCGGCTGGAACGGGCTGCGGATCATCTGCGACATGAGCTGGGCGATCCAGGGGTTTGCGGGTTCGGAGCACCTCATCGAATACGAAATCCACCTGGGGGAGCTGCTGCAGGCAAGGGGTCTTCGCATCCTCTGCCAGTACGAACTGACCCGTTTCCCTCCGGCGCTCCTCCTCTACGTGATCACCGCCCACCCGCACATCGCGTTCAAAGGAAGGATCGCGCACAACCCCTTTTACCTTGTCCTGCCGCCTTCCATGCTGGAAATGCCCCCAAAGACCACACTGGAACTGTGGCTGGCAAAACTGGCGGAGTCCGAGGAAGCCCGGGTTTTCTGA
- a CDS encoding PAS domain S-box protein — translation MEVNDAARRRYGYTRDELVRMTPDDLAVAGAEERVPSCPRTVLEEGQALIQAVHRTRDGKFMDVEINAKRFYWDGKPTILSIVRDMMDIPSRALHTRTQLSADCKPRCRGCPTDASTLPLPARRTLWIVRVPLMGRFRQRPFSRCGTSTACGRAETVLWKPGRPLRPHGLPLTALLCLKISPPKYRT, via the coding sequence GTGGAAGTCAATGACGCGGCCCGCCGGCGTTACGGTTACACCCGGGACGAACTGGTGAGGATGACCCCCGACGATCTCGCCGTCGCGGGCGCCGAAGAGAGGGTGCCGTCGTGCCCCCGCACCGTCCTCGAAGAAGGCCAAGCCCTCATCCAGGCGGTGCACCGGACCCGGGACGGAAAATTCATGGATGTGGAAATCAACGCGAAGCGCTTCTACTGGGACGGAAAACCGACGATCCTTTCTATCGTGAGGGACATGATGGACATCCCCTCCCGTGCTCTTCATACTCGAACACAGCTTTCAGCAGACTGCAAGCCTCGGTGCAGGGGCTGCCCAACCGACGCCTCAACCCTGCCCCTGCCGGCAAGGAGGACGCTATGGATCGTGCGCGTTCCCTTGATGGGGCGTTTCCGACAACGACCGTTCAGCAGGTGCGGAACCTCCACAGCGTGCGGAAGGGCGGAAACCGTGCTTTGGAAGCCCGGGCGGCCGCTGCGACCGCACGGACTCCCCCTGACGGCCCTGCTCTGCCTGAAGATCAGCCCACCCAAGTATCGAACCTGA
- a CDS encoding PAS domain-containing protein — translation MEHLLERFRILEELDSLVLCEDSGGRVVFVSSFTLKFFGRHRNHVMGREIGRLFPGKPCFAGSPQGRAEIGNASRGVRWRSFACEHRRSDGARVWIAWKRKPFPGPSGDPHHFLSTGKDITALVQVQDALMVQETRYRLFFNSLNDASFVHQPGHDGTPGPFCSWKSMTRPAGVTVTPGTNW, via the coding sequence ATGGAGCACCTTCTCGAACGATTCAGAATACTTGAGGAGCTGGATTCGCTCGTCCTATGCGAGGATTCCGGGGGGCGGGTGGTGTTTGTGAGTTCCTTTACCCTGAAGTTTTTCGGCCGGCACCGGAACCACGTCATGGGACGTGAAATAGGCCGACTGTTTCCCGGCAAACCCTGCTTTGCCGGGTCTCCCCAGGGCCGTGCCGAAATCGGGAATGCTTCCCGCGGGGTCCGGTGGCGGTCCTTCGCCTGCGAACACCGGCGTTCCGATGGAGCAAGGGTGTGGATCGCCTGGAAACGCAAGCCCTTTCCCGGCCCCTCGGGCGATCCGCATCATTTCTTGTCGACCGGCAAGGACATCACGGCATTGGTCCAGGTCCAGGACGCACTGATGGTTCAAGAGACCCGGTATCGACTCTTTTTCAACAGCCTGAACGACGCGTCCTTCGTCCACCAGCCCGGGCACGACGGAACCCCCGGACCGTTTTGTTCGTGGAAGTCAATGACGCGGCCCGCCGGCGTTACGGTTACACCCGGGACGAACTGGTGA